From the genome of Bacteroides sp. MSB163, one region includes:
- a CDS encoding OmpA family protein, producing the protein MKCKFGIVSIMLAGLALTATAQTKEKYYSEKFKDNIFISAGVGAQACANPDNFDYGFGHAITPLIHVSVGKLFNPIWGVRGQVAGLWSTLYTERGQIKGVYAEVKNKKYFTLRADAMYNLSNSVCGYNPERLFTLSVFAGPGLTFAKAYGEQDKLNALINGSVGLMGQFNVSKYLDINIEARGEVSPSMFGNKSSAYTDGAVSLTAGVTYTFGGKNFISCGAKVDQNAINNEINKYRSELAQAQADLASAKNAMANSKPVTKEVMKEIEIAGPRAIFFKIGSARIDDYGVVNIQLAAKILKANPDKKYKVAGYADKATGSASWNQKLSEKRAQAVYDALIKEGVDKDQLELVGFGGTANMFGKNYLNRVVILE; encoded by the coding sequence ATGAAATGTAAATTTGGTATAGTATCTATCATGTTGGCGGGATTAGCTCTTACAGCTACTGCACAGACCAAAGAGAAATACTACAGCGAAAAATTTAAAGATAATATCTTTATAAGCGCTGGTGTAGGAGCTCAGGCATGTGCTAATCCTGACAACTTTGATTATGGCTTCGGACATGCCATCACACCACTGATTCATGTGTCAGTGGGTAAACTGTTCAATCCTATCTGGGGAGTTCGCGGACAAGTTGCCGGATTATGGTCGACACTGTATACAGAGCGCGGACAAATAAAAGGCGTTTATGCTGAGGTTAAGAACAAGAAGTATTTCACTCTGCGTGCAGATGCTATGTATAACCTGTCTAACTCTGTTTGCGGATATAATCCGGAGCGCTTATTTACTTTATCTGTGTTCGCAGGTCCCGGATTGACTTTTGCAAAGGCTTATGGTGAGCAAGATAAATTAAATGCTTTGATTAACGGTTCTGTAGGTTTGATGGGACAGTTCAATGTGAGCAAGTATTTGGATATCAATATTGAGGCAAGAGGTGAAGTATCTCCTTCTATGTTTGGGAATAAGAGCAGCGCCTACACGGATGGTGCAGTATCTCTGACCGCAGGTGTTACTTATACTTTTGGCGGTAAGAACTTTATATCTTGTGGTGCAAAAGTTGATCAGAATGCTATCAACAATGAAATCAATAAGTATAGAAGCGAACTGGCTCAGGCTCAGGCTGACCTAGCAAGTGCTAAAAATGCCATGGCTAATTCTAAACCTGTGACTAAGGAGGTCATGAAAGAAATCGAAATTGCCGGTCCTCGTGCCATCTTCTTCAAGATTGGTAGCGCCCGTATCGATGATTACGGTGTGGTCAATATCCAGTTGGCCGCTAAGATTCTGAAGGCTAATCCGGATAAGAAGTACAAAGTTGCCGGTTATGCTGACAAGGCTACGGGTAGCGCTTCATGGAACCAGAAGCTGTCTGAAAAACGCGCTCAGGCTGTTTACGACGCATTGATTAAGGAAGGCGTTGATAAGGATCAACTTGAACTCGTTGGATTCGGTGGTACTGCTAACATGTTCGGTAAGAACTATTTAAATCGAGTCGTAATCCTGGAATAA
- a CDS encoding DUF3869 domain-containing protein, translated as MKKKSFLNGLYAKGALALTIVAGFTLAGCEKEDFNVNVPDINITVPEVDLGEGVFVVTLSATSASGNTLEGVTFTDASGNVLNKTIEYKTAADITVTAKKDGYNTVVKTVNIPAPVKGAYNIIPVSFVLSAVEDPVQIPEQGNPVEGKDPVKGEETKTYADEFKANTPYTLDVEVPFGEFYTAEQKTKLLKAVEALTGPTTRAGEDEEAKANLLIAKKNLRATIDALPTSAKKELRPVTFTLTEAAKSVTFSIQTTSNVYSVKFSTKVAGETYEVEGEQLVVANNEIKATAEGVEIGHGHGHGHGDDANAGGGIGNK; from the coding sequence ATGAAAAAGAAAAGTTTTTTGAATGGCCTTTATGCTAAAGGAGCATTGGCTTTAACTATTGTAGCTGGTTTTACACTGGCTGGTTGCGAAAAGGAAGATTTCAACGTAAATGTTCCTGATATTAATATTACTGTACCGGAAGTAGATCTGGGAGAAGGAGTATTTGTTGTAACTTTGAGTGCTACATCAGCAAGTGGAAATACTTTGGAGGGTGTAACTTTCACAGATGCAAGTGGAAATGTCCTTAACAAAACTATCGAATATAAAACTGCTGCAGATATTACAGTAACGGCTAAAAAGGATGGATATAATACAGTAGTAAAGACTGTAAATATACCTGCTCCTGTAAAGGGTGCTTATAATATCATACCCGTTAGTTTTGTTTTGTCAGCAGTAGAAGATCCCGTCCAAATACCTGAACAAGGTAATCCCGTGGAAGGAAAAGATCCTGTCAAAGGCGAAGAAACAAAAACTTACGCAGATGAGTTTAAAGCTAATACACCTTATACTCTTGATGTAGAAGTTCCTTTTGGTGAATTTTATACAGCTGAACAAAAGACAAAACTTCTGAAAGCTGTTGAAGCATTAACAGGTCCTACAACTCGTGCAGGTGAAGATGAAGAAGCAAAAGCAAACCTGTTGATAGCTAAGAAAAATCTTCGTGCTACAATTGATGCCCTTCCTACTAGCGCAAAGAAAGAGTTGAGACCAGTTACTTTTACTTTAACGGAAGCTGCCAAATCCGTTACTTTCTCTATTCAAACTACATCTAATGTTTATAGTGTGAAATTCAGCACTAAAGTTGCTGGTGAAACATACGAAGTGGAAGGTGAACAATTAGTAGTAGCTAACAACGAAATTAAAGCAACTGCCGAAGGTGTAGAAATTGGTCATGGTCATGGTCACGGTCATGGTGACGATGCAAACGCTGGCGGTGGTATCGGTAATAAATAA